TCTTGAGGGCCTGGAACGGTTCCGCGCGCAGCGGCCCGACATCCTGCTGCTCGACGTGATGCTGCCGCTGCTCGATGGCGTCGGGCTGTGCCGCCGGATCCGGGAGGAGAGCCAGTTGCCGATCCTGATGATGTCGGCCCGCACCGAGCCGATCGACGTCGTCTCCGGCCTGGAGGCCGGGGCCGACGACTACATCACCAAACCCTTCGAGACCGCTGTCCTGGTGGCCCGGATCCGCACTGTGCTGCGGCGCACCAGGACGGTGCCCGAGCCGCCCGCCGAGGCGCCCGCGCAGCCCGCGCCGGAGCCGCCGCGCTCCGTACGGGTGATCGACGGCCTGGAGGTCGACACCGATGCGATGGAGGTGCGAGTGGCGGGCCGTCAAGTGCCGCTCACCCCGACCGAGTTGCGGCTGCTGCTGGAGTTCACCGCCGCGCCCGGCATCGTGCTGGAGCGGCAGACCCTGCTGGAGCGGGTCTGGGACTACTCCTGGGGCGCCGACAGCCGGGTGGTGGACGTGCACGTGCAGCGCCTGCGCGCCAAGATCGGGGCGGCCAGGATCGAGACCATCCGGGGCTTCGGCTACAAGCTGCGGCGGTCCGGATGAACCTGCGCCGTCAGATCGCCGCGACCGTCGCGCTGGTCTCCTTCCTGGTCGCCATCACGGTCGGGCTGCTGGTGCACCGCGCTTCGGTCGCCCAGCACGTCGAGCAGGCCAGGAAGTCGGCCGAGAACGCGCTCGACTCGGTGCTCACCGGGTACGCCCGCAACGGTGAGCTGGTCGGCTGGAAGGCCGACACCGACGATGTCGAACTCCCTTCGGAGCTGCGGCGGTTGGCCGAGCGGGGCCGCCGCGGCTCGCTGCTCGGCCCCAGCCGGGACGGCACCGCGATGTGGGCCGCCGCGGGCATCGGCACCGGCCTCCCGCCCGCGCAGGTGATCTCCGTCCGGGTGGACTACGCAGACGACGAGCAGGCCATCGCCCAGCTCGACCGGACCATCCTGATCTCGGCCACGCTGTCCGTCGCCGTCACCGTGCTGGCCGGGGTGTTCGCCGCCGACCGGATCAGCAGCCGCCTGCGCACGGCGGCCCGCAGCGCCCGCAGCATCGCCCAGGGCGATCTGACGGCCCGGATCGGATCGCTCGGCCGTCCGCGCGACGAGGTGGCCGAACTCGCGGCGGCCGTCGACTCGATGTCGGCCGTGCTGAGCAGCAAGCTGGCCAACGAGCAGCGGTTCACCGCCGACGTCGCGCACGAGCTGCGCACCCCCTTGACCGGGCTGCTGACCGCGGCCGAACTGCTGCCGCCCGGCCGTCCGACCGAGCTGGTGCAGGGCCGGGTCCGGGTGCTGTGCAGCCTGACCGAGGACCTGTTGGAGGTGTCCCGGCTGGACGCCGGGGCCGACCGCCTCGAGCTCTCCGTCGTACCGCTCGGGTCGGTGGTGGCCCGGATGGTCGCGGCCGCCGGGGCGCCGACCGAGCTGCTGGTCGACACCGACGCCGAGGTCACCACCGACGTCCGCAGGCTCGACCGGATCGTCTCCAACCTGGTCGCCAACGCCCACCGGCACGGCGGTGCCCCGGTCCTGGTCCGGGTCGACGGCGCCACTCTGACGGTCCGTGACCACGGCCCCGGCTTCCCGGAGGCGGTGCTGAGCGAGGGCCCGCAGCGCTTCCGGACCGGCGCCCGCGAGCGGGGGCACGGCCACGGCCTCGGCCTCACCATCGCCCAGGGCCACGCCGAGGCGCTCGGCATCACCCTGCGGCTGCGCAACGACCCGGCCGGCGGCGCGGTCGCCGAGCTGCGGCTGCCGACCGGCTGACCGGTCGCCGTCCGAATGTACGGGTGACACGGGGCCCGGCTCTGTTCGAAGCAGTGAATCAGTGCTTCAATCCTTGCTGTGGCATACCGACGCACCCCCGCCGTACAGGCCAGGCTGGACGCCCAGCGCGTGATCGTGCTGGCCGCCGCCGTCGACCTGCTGGCCGAACGCGGCTACGCGGGCTGCTCGATGGCCGCCGTCGCGGACCGCGCCGGGATCGCCACCGGCAGCATGTACCGGTACTTCTCGGGCAAGGCCGAGCTCTCGGTCGAGCTGTTCCGGACGGTGGTGCTCCGCGAGGTGGCCGCCGTCGAGACGGCCGTCGCCAAGGCCGAGGCCGACGGCGCCGGGCCGCACGGGCGGGTCGCCGCCGTGGTGCGGACCTTCGCGGCCCGGGCGCTCAAGGCGCCCCGGCTGGCCTACGCCCTGCTGGCCGAACCGGCCGACCAGGTGGTGGACGCCGAGCGGCTGGTGTTCCGGCAGGCCTTCCGCGACCTGATCGCCGCCCAGATCGCCCCGGCCGTCGCCGACGGCCGACTCCCGGACCAGGACGCCGGGTTGACCGCTGCCGCCCTGGTCGGCGCGATCGGCGAGGCCCTGGTCGGCCCGCTCGCAGCCGGCCGGGCCCAGGACGACCTGATCCCAGCCCTGGTCACCTTCACCCAGCGCGCCCTCGGGGGCGTCAACGCCGATGCCCTGGGAGGGCACAGTGCCGATCACGCATGAGGTCACCAACCAGGTGCCCGACCTGTACGGCCACGACGTGGCCGCCGACCCGACCCTGCTGGCCGCCCTGCACCGGGCCGGCGCCGGCTGGGCCGAGTCGCGGCTGCACGAGCTCGGCCGGCTCGCCGGGACCGAACAGGCCGCCGACTGGGGCCGGTTGGCCAACGACAACCCGCCGGTGCTGCGCACC
This genomic interval from Kitasatospora gansuensis contains the following:
- a CDS encoding sensor histidine kinase; this translates as MNLRRQIAATVALVSFLVAITVGLLVHRASVAQHVEQARKSAENALDSVLTGYARNGELVGWKADTDDVELPSELRRLAERGRRGSLLGPSRDGTAMWAAAGIGTGLPPAQVISVRVDYADDEQAIAQLDRTILISATLSVAVTVLAGVFAADRISSRLRTAARSARSIAQGDLTARIGSLGRPRDEVAELAAAVDSMSAVLSSKLANEQRFTADVAHELRTPLTGLLTAAELLPPGRPTELVQGRVRVLCSLTEDLLEVSRLDAGADRLELSVVPLGSVVARMVAAAGAPTELLVDTDAEVTTDVRRLDRIVSNLVANAHRHGGAPVLVRVDGATLTVRDHGPGFPEAVLSEGPQRFRTGARERGHGHGLGLTIAQGHAEALGITLRLRNDPAGGAVAELRLPTG
- a CDS encoding TetR/AcrR family transcriptional regulator, with product MAYRRTPAVQARLDAQRVIVLAAAVDLLAERGYAGCSMAAVADRAGIATGSMYRYFSGKAELSVELFRTVVLREVAAVETAVAKAEADGAGPHGRVAAVVRTFAARALKAPRLAYALLAEPADQVVDAERLVFRQAFRDLIAAQIAPAVADGRLPDQDAGLTAAALVGAIGEALVGPLAAGRAQDDLIPALVTFTQRALGGVNADALGGHSADHA
- a CDS encoding response regulator — its product is MALERYGFPVDTAADGLEGLERFRAQRPDILLLDVMLPLLDGVGLCRRIREESQLPILMMSARTEPIDVVSGLEAGADDYITKPFETAVLVARIRTVLRRTRTVPEPPAEAPAQPAPEPPRSVRVIDGLEVDTDAMEVRVAGRQVPLTPTELRLLLEFTAAPGIVLERQTLLERVWDYSWGADSRVVDVHVQRLRAKIGAARIETIRGFGYKLRRSG